The Brachyspira aalborgi genome has a segment encoding these proteins:
- the fliQ gene encoding flagellar biosynthesis protein FliQ, with protein MSDTSIVVLVQETLWTFMLLVAPILGVSILVGLIISILQATTSIQEQTLTFVPKMIAMLTVIYFLASWMLNYISGFTVRLFSILPTIAR; from the coding sequence ATGAGCGATACTTCTATAGTTGTTTTGGTGCAAGAAACTTTATGGACATTTATGTTGCTTGTCGCTCCGATTTTAGGAGTTTCAATATTAGTAGGTTTGATTATATCTATACTTCAAGCCACTACGAGCATTCAGGAGCAGACTTTAACTTTTGTTCCAAAAATGATTGCTATGCTTACGGTTATATATTTTTTAGCTTCTTGGATGCTTAATTATATAAGCGGTTTTACGGTTAGATTATTTAGTATTTTGCCAACGATAGCGAGATAA
- a CDS encoding flagellar biosynthesis regulator FlhF, translating to MVDIRTIRGKNQKDAITKATVEYGSNFTILSNKEERVKGPLGLFKKPEYVLRIMLRDSIYDRYENRRSESVNILREDNNDNYEDKLISDGKELNKHRYAAETTETIDGSEMGERIVNMINALKAAKSMAKSNNTQNENNLNSSSDIQVNNLNLNSNENILKEKTINEKIIDKREERIENLENNRMRNNNFMPLSSFNNSYNPSMFGGSMLSDYNPKSSIDENVKKMVQAQVKDIVKEYFENNIPNFNKNNYNNYNYNNRNSFNNRYESERGSIIKHNRYDLDFNSNNHIDNIDRIEETERKSYHDKENFDNNEVADSMEESFNYLRNREFPEEILINLREYLLNSSDARFFQSREIIKDEIEKYFSNKLILSDGIDIGAKKKIIIFVGPTGVGKTTTIPKIAAQYIRSGRKVSFVTIDNYRIAAVDQLQRYASILKVPFTSASNPEALRAEIRKMDSSSLLFVDTMGRSPKGTDEIISMSKYFSTVGRFDMDVQLVMSSTAKYKDSLKILNAFKPANYKGIILTKVDETDYLASSVCAISGTKTPITYVTCGQGVPKDISTAKKYGKNIIENLYGNLR from the coding sequence ATGGTAGATATACGAACTATTAGAGGAAAAAATCAAAAAGACGCTATTACTAAAGCTACGGTTGAGTATGGCAGTAATTTTACTATTTTAAGCAATAAGGAGGAGAGAGTTAAAGGTCCTTTAGGTTTATTTAAAAAGCCCGAATATGTGCTTAGAATAATGCTTCGAGATTCTATTTATGATAGATACGAAAATAGAAGAAGCGAAAGCGTAAATATTTTAAGAGAAGATAATAACGACAATTACGAAGATAAACTTATAAGCGATGGAAAAGAATTAAATAAACATAGATATGCAGCCGAAACAACAGAAACCATTGACGGAAGCGAAATGGGAGAGAGAATAGTAAATATGATTAACGCCTTAAAAGCGGCTAAATCTATGGCAAAATCAAATAATACTCAAAATGAAAATAATTTAAACTCTTCTTCCGATATTCAAGTAAATAATTTAAATTTGAATTCAAACGAAAATATTTTAAAAGAAAAAACTATTAATGAAAAAATTATTGATAAAAGAGAGGAAAGAATTGAAAATCTTGAAAATAACAGAATGAGAAATAATAATTTTATGCCACTCTCTTCTTTTAATAATTCTTATAATCCTTCTATGTTTGGAGGTTCGATGTTGAGCGATTATAATCCTAAAAGTTCTATAGACGAAAATGTTAAGAAAATGGTTCAAGCTCAAGTTAAGGATATAGTTAAAGAATATTTTGAAAATAATATTCCTAATTTCAATAAAAATAATTATAATAATTACAATTATAATAATAGAAATTCTTTTAATAATCGTTATGAATCTGAAAGAGGCTCTATAATTAAACATAATAGATATGATTTAGATTTTAATTCTAATAATCATATAGATAATATCGATAGAATTGAAGAAACGGAAAGAAAATCTTATCATGATAAAGAAAATTTTGATAATAATGAAGTTGCGGATTCTATGGAGGAGAGTTTTAATTATTTGAGAAATAGAGAATTTCCCGAAGAGATTTTAATTAATTTAAGAGAATATTTATTAAATTCAAGCGATGCGAGATTTTTTCAGTCGAGAGAGATTATTAAAGACGAAATAGAAAAATATTTTTCAAATAAATTAATTTTGTCTGACGGAATAGATATAGGAGCTAAAAAGAAAATAATAATTTTTGTTGGACCTACGGGAGTTGGAAAAACGACTACTATACCAAAAATAGCGGCTCAATATATAAGGTCGGGAAGAAAAGTTTCATTTGTGACTATAGATAATTACAGAATAGCGGCTGTTGACCAACTTCAAAGATATGCGAGTATATTAAAAGTGCCTTTTACAAGCGCTAGTAATCCCGAAGCTTTAAGGGCGGAAATAAGAAAAATGGATAGCTCTTCATTATTATTTGTAGATACAATGGGTCGCTCTCCAAAAGGAACGGATGAAATAATTTCTATGTCAAAATATTTTAGCACGGTTGGAAGATTCGATATGGATGTTCAGCTTGTAATGAGTTCTACGGCAAAATATAAAGATTCATTAAAAATATTGAACGCTTTTAAGCCAGCAAATTATAAAGGAATAATTCTTACAAAAGTCGATGAAACGGATTATTTAGCTTCTTCGGTATGCGCGATAAGCGGAACGAAAACGCCTATAACTTATGTAACTTGCGGGCAGGGAGTTCCAAAAGATATATCTACTGCTAAAAAATATGGAAAAAATATAATCGAAAATTTATATGGAAATTTAAGATAA
- a CDS encoding flagellar biosynthesis protein FlhA: MNIPFKMPNPVNLGRHTDVMFAIGAVMVIMMLIIPLPTMILDLLLVVNIVISLLILLMVLSIKSANDFSVFPSVLLIMTAFRLALNVSTTRAILSQGANFDGRVITAFANFVVSGNVVVGVVIFIILIIVQFIVITKGATRVSEVAARFALDSMPSKMMAVESELQAGAITYKEAEEKRKKIRGESDFYGTMDGASKFVQGDVIAGLIITVINIVGGLVIGMTMRGETFNQAIDVYTRFTIGDGLVTQIPAFFMSFATGLLVTRSSSEDNLSTQIAVQIFAKPKNLFIGAGFALFLMFLPGFPKIALFVISLALFFAGYTLKKEQKELGINEDGTKAETPEQTQQGPLDVGDLLKVEKVELSVGTSLIPLALEQEGGDLINRISRVRRELALEIGLAVPPVRIVDNQAIEPDEYTISINGIEMAKNFVRPNMLLALNSESKEKPTEEAEMVKEPAFGLPAYWIKVDERHDAEQKKFTLFEPSTVIATHFSEIIKRNANLILGREEVQKMLDRIKDENKALVSEILAAKPHNESPLGYIQKVLQNLLQEELPIKNNIAILEGIADAISVMGSEQATELVRSRLSPQISQMISDADKNIKVITFSQQLQNNIAQNLVNTGNLQGSQMIAMGFESMQNLIKNIKDAIKLANESGVSEIIFLCSPAIRKPLYQFIAKNIGKYKVVSTAEIMQGYNVQGVAIIK, encoded by the coding sequence ATGAATATTCCTTTTAAAATGCCTAATCCCGTTAATTTAGGAAGACATACGGATGTTATGTTCGCTATAGGCGCGGTTATGGTTATCATGATGTTAATCATACCTTTGCCTACAATGATTTTAGATTTATTGCTTGTAGTAAATATAGTGATTTCTCTTTTAATACTTCTTATGGTTTTGAGTATAAAAAGCGCAAACGATTTTAGCGTATTTCCTTCAGTGCTTCTTATTATGACGGCTTTTAGATTGGCTTTAAATGTTTCTACAACGAGAGCTATTTTATCTCAAGGAGCAAATTTTGACGGAAGAGTTATTACGGCTTTTGCAAATTTTGTAGTTTCGGGAAATGTAGTAGTTGGAGTAGTAATATTTATTATTCTTATAATAGTTCAATTTATAGTTATTACTAAAGGCGCTACAAGAGTGTCCGAAGTTGCCGCAAGATTCGCTTTAGATAGTATGCCTTCAAAAATGATGGCTGTTGAAAGCGAACTTCAAGCGGGAGCGATTACCTATAAGGAAGCCGAAGAAAAGAGAAAGAAAATAAGAGGAGAGAGCGATTTTTATGGAACTATGGATGGAGCTTCTAAATTCGTTCAAGGCGATGTTATAGCGGGTTTGATTATTACCGTAATAAATATAGTCGGCGGACTCGTAATTGGTATGACAATGAGAGGAGAGACTTTTAATCAAGCTATCGATGTTTATACTCGATTTACAATCGGTGATGGTTTGGTAACTCAAATTCCAGCTTTCTTTATGAGTTTTGCAACGGGTTTATTAGTGACAAGAAGCAGCAGCGAAGATAATTTATCTACTCAAATTGCCGTTCAAATATTTGCGAAACCTAAAAATTTATTTATAGGCGCGGGATTTGCTTTATTTTTAATGTTTTTGCCAGGATTTCCAAAAATTGCATTATTCGTTATATCTTTAGCGTTATTTTTTGCAGGATATACATTAAAAAAAGAACAAAAAGAACTTGGAATTAACGAAGACGGAACTAAAGCGGAAACTCCAGAACAAACGCAACAGGGACCTTTGGATGTTGGAGATTTACTAAAAGTTGAAAAAGTCGAACTTTCTGTCGGAACATCTTTAATTCCTTTGGCTTTAGAACAGGAAGGCGGAGATTTAATTAATAGAATTAGTAGAGTTCGTAGAGAATTGGCATTAGAAATTGGTTTAGCAGTTCCTCCCGTTCGTATTGTCGACAATCAAGCTATAGAACCTGACGAATATACGATAAGCATTAACGGAATTGAAATGGCTAAAAATTTTGTTCGTCCTAATATGCTTTTAGCTTTGAATTCGGAGTCTAAAGAAAAACCTACCGAAGAAGCGGAAATGGTAAAAGAACCCGCATTCGGTTTGCCCGCTTATTGGATTAAAGTTGACGAAAGACATGACGCAGAACAGAAAAAATTTACTCTATTTGAGCCAAGCACTGTTATAGCAACTCATTTTAGCGAAATAATCAAAAGAAACGCTAATCTTATTCTTGGCAGAGAAGAAGTTCAAAAAATGCTTGATAGAATTAAAGACGAAAATAAAGCTCTCGTATCCGAAATATTGGCGGCTAAACCTCATAACGAAAGTCCGCTCGGATATATACAAAAAGTTTTGCAAAATCTTTTGCAAGAGGAATTACCTATTAAAAATAATATCGCAATATTAGAAGGAATCGCCGATGCAATTTCGGTTATGGGAAGCGAACAGGCTACCGAACTTGTTAGAAGCAGATTATCGCCTCAAATATCGCAAATGATTTCCGATGCGGATAAAAATATAAAAGTGATAACATTTAGTCAGCAACTTCAAAATAATATAGCTCAAAATCTTGTTAATACGGGAAATTTGCAAGGCAGTCAAATGATAGCTATGGGTTTTGAAAGTATGCAGAATTTGATTAAAAATATAAAAGACGCTATAAAATTGGCAAATGAATCGGGAGTTTCGGAAATAATATTTTTATGTTCGCCCGCAATAAGAAAACCTTTATATCAATTTATAGCGAAGAATATAGGCAAATATAAAGTTGTGTCTACGGCTGAAATTATGCAAGGTTATAATGTTCAAGGCGTAGCCATAATTAAATAA
- the flhB gene encoding flagellar biosynthesis protein FlhB, with translation MIFNFILEILIKYKAKLYRKYLHLTGKGFVLTLFASPEDEGRTELPTERKKRRAREEEGRVVNSVEINQTLVLAITIGLISILAGYLTHTIGQFFMEIINKISDADNAMNINALPDIFLNIIFLITKTAGIILFAALIVGVGVNLAQTKFLFTVKKLKPNFKRIAPTWSNFKERVFISSQNVMNLAKILFKMLVIAFLTFTTINGKRSELFNMINMELSQAMNVFFFIVLEMLAKVIIFLMIVSVFDYFFQRRQHIKSLKMTKHEMKEEFKEMEGDPLVKSQLQEMARKIVNRTMLKAVPEADVIITNPTHFAVALKYNNGDYAPIVTAKGADHIALKIKEIAKENEIEIVENKPLARELFYNVDIGKYIPEKLFHVVSTILTNVYKIRDEKMSRAM, from the coding sequence ATGATATTTAATTTTATTTTAGAAATTTTAATTAAATATAAAGCTAAATTATACAGAAAATATTTGCATTTAACGGGTAAAGGTTTCGTTTTAACTTTATTCGCTTCTCCCGAAGACGAGGGAAGAACGGAATTGCCTACCGAAAGAAAAAAGAGAAGAGCGAGAGAGGAAGAAGGAAGAGTAGTAAATTCGGTAGAAATAAATCAAACTTTGGTATTGGCTATAACAATAGGATTAATTTCAATATTGGCAGGATATTTAACGCATACGATTGGGCAGTTTTTTATGGAAATTATAAATAAAATATCTGATGCGGATAACGCAATGAATATAAACGCTTTGCCCGATATATTTTTGAATATAATATTTTTAATAACAAAAACGGCGGGAATAATTTTATTTGCAGCTTTAATAGTCGGAGTCGGAGTTAATTTAGCTCAAACGAAATTTTTATTTACCGTAAAAAAATTAAAACCTAATTTTAAAAGAATAGCGCCAACTTGGTCAAACTTCAAAGAGAGAGTTTTTATTTCATCTCAAAATGTAATGAATCTTGCGAAAATACTTTTTAAAATGCTAGTTATAGCTTTTCTTACTTTTACTACAATAAACGGAAAGCGAAGCGAATTATTTAATATGATTAATATGGAATTATCTCAAGCAATGAATGTATTTTTCTTTATAGTTTTAGAGATGCTTGCAAAAGTTATAATATTTTTAATGATAGTTTCCGTATTCGATTACTTTTTTCAAAGAAGGCAGCATATAAAAAGTTTGAAAATGACAAAACATGAAATGAAAGAAGAGTTTAAAGAAATGGAAGGCGACCCTTTGGTAAAGAGTCAATTGCAGGAAATGGCAAGAAAAATTGTAAATAGAACTATGCTTAAAGCCGTGCCTGAAGCGGATGTTATAATAACTAACCCGACTCACTTTGCCGTAGCTTTAAAATATAACAACGGCGATTATGCTCCGATAGTGACGGCAAAAGGAGCGGACCATATAGCTTTAAAAATAAAAGAAATAGCTAAAGAAAACGAAATTGAAATAGTTGAAAATAAACCTTTGGCTCGCGAATTATTTTATAATGTGGATATAGGAAAATATATACCCGAAAAACTTTTTCATGTTGTTTCTACTATACTCACAAATGTTTATAAAATACGCGATGAAAAAATGTCAAGGGCAATGTAG
- a CDS encoding MinD/ParA family protein: MKDQADELRKMMSVKDKRPQRIISIASGKGGVGKTNIAVNLAIALQELGENVLLIDADLGLGNVNVILGNMPEYNLYHVIKGSKKIHEVVVETEYGIRYIAGASGFSSLANLSGRGLNKLISSMDSLNDADIIILDTGAGISDQVVYFLLSSDENIVVTTPEPTAVLDAFSVIKVIAPEDAKADIKILVNRVTKPSQAKVISDNIINASKNYLNMDVKYLGYVYEDKTIPYSVSQQFPFYQYDNKCQASSSLYNIAKKIVDMEYNDSRATKGLSGFMETLSRFLVKNSN; encoded by the coding sequence ATGAAAGACCAAGCGGACGAATTAAGAAAAATGATGAGCGTAAAAGATAAGAGACCTCAAAGAATCATAAGCATAGCGAGCGGAAAAGGCGGCGTGGGCAAAACCAATATAGCTGTTAATTTAGCCATAGCTTTGCAAGAATTGGGAGAAAATGTGCTTTTGATAGATGCGGATTTGGGGCTTGGAAATGTAAATGTTATATTAGGAAATATGCCCGAATATAATTTATATCATGTTATAAAAGGTTCAAAGAAAATACATGAAGTTGTGGTTGAAACAGAATACGGAATAAGATATATTGCGGGAGCTTCGGGATTTTCTTCTTTGGCTAATTTATCGGGTAGGGGACTCAATAAATTAATTAGCAGTATGGATTCTTTAAATGACGCCGATATTATTATACTTGATACGGGAGCGGGAATTTCAGACCAAGTTGTATATTTCTTGCTTTCTTCGGATGAAAATATAGTCGTTACAACTCCAGAACCTACGGCTGTATTAGACGCTTTTTCCGTTATAAAAGTTATAGCGCCAGAAGATGCAAAAGCGGATATTAAAATTTTAGTTAATAGAGTTACAAAACCTTCGCAGGCAAAAGTCATTAGCGATAATATTATAAACGCGAGTAAAAATTATTTGAATATGGATGTTAAATATTTGGGATATGTTTACGAGGATAAGACGATTCCTTATTCTGTTTCGCAACAATTTCCTTTTTATCAATACGATAATAAATGTCAGGCTTCTTCTTCGCTTTATAATATAGCTAAAAAAATTGTCGATATGGAATATAATGATAGTAGAGCGACTAAAGGCTTGTCAGGTTTTATGGAAACTTTATCGCGTTTTCTTGTAAAGAATAGCAATTAG
- the fliR gene encoding flagellar biosynthetic protein FliR yields the protein MDNFVNFFQIYLLIMVRFMAILMVAPLFSSNVIPNTIKIGLSFVATAAIFPLIADTSIKAAPTFVGYFLTLLNEALIGILIGFLMSIIFAAYQVMANFFEIQMGFGVSETVDPISQVNVPVLGQLQSLVAILIFIAINGQNWVIRTLYYSFEVLPVLSAASKSVFTSSFQGVIDRMIYYMSSLFSVALSLALPIMLTLFLLSISLGLLAKAAPQMNILMLGFPMQIAVGVIAYYILIPALVSNFMKILETTISDVNHIISFLSGGTI from the coding sequence ATGGATAATTTTGTTAATTTCTTTCAAATTTACCTGCTCATTATGGTTAGATTTATGGCTATTTTAATGGTAGCGCCTTTATTTTCTTCAAATGTTATTCCAAATACTATAAAAATAGGACTTTCATTTGTGGCAACCGCCGCTATATTTCCTTTGATTGCCGACACTTCTATTAAAGCCGCGCCTACTTTTGTAGGATATTTTTTAACTTTATTAAACGAAGCGCTTATAGGAATATTAATCGGATTTTTAATGTCTATTATATTTGCAGCCTATCAAGTTATGGCAAACTTTTTTGAAATACAAATGGGATTTGGCGTTTCTGAAACAGTTGACCCAATATCTCAAGTTAATGTTCCCGTTTTAGGACAACTTCAATCTTTAGTCGCTATATTAATATTTATAGCCATTAACGGACAAAATTGGGTTATAAGAACTTTATATTATAGTTTTGAGGTTTTGCCCGTTTTAAGCGCCGCTTCAAAATCTGTATTTACTTCTTCATTTCAAGGAGTTATTGACAGAATGATTTATTATATGAGTTCTTTATTTTCCGTTGCGCTTTCATTGGCTTTACCTATAATGCTAACATTATTTTTATTGTCTATTAGTTTGGGACTTCTTGCAAAAGCCGCTCCTCAAATGAATATTTTAATGCTTGGTTTTCCTATGCAAATAGCGGTTGGAGTAATCGCTTATTATATATTAATTCCCGCTTTGGTTTCTAATTTTATGAAAATACTTGAAACTACAATATCGGATGTTAATCATATAATATCTTTCTTATCGGGAGGAACTATATGA